GCCTCTCCCCGGGAATCTACCGGTACGACGGAAATGCCCATGCACTGGAAACTGTCCGGGAGGGACGCTTCAGAAAGGCCCTTGCAGAGGCATGCCTTGGTCAAAGGTGCGTTGCTACTGCTCCCCTAAACATCGTCATCGTTGCCCACTACGAGAGAACCACGAGGCGGTACGGCGAGCGCGGAGTGAGATACGTCCACATTGATGCTGGCCACATGGGGCAGAATATCTACCTCCAGGCCACTGCCCTGAACCTGGGCACCGTTGCGGTCGGAGCCTTCAGGGACGATGAGGTAAAAAAGGTGCTGGCGGTTCCGGGCGAACCGCTCTACATCTTCCCGCTTGGGATTCCGGGGGAGTAGTCAGAGCCTTTTAAGTTCTTCAAACCTTATGAGAACCTCCTCCTTTCTCCTTATGAGGTTCTGCCTGGCCACCTCTTCCCCGTCCTTAAGGTAGACCAGTGTCGGGACGTTGAGGACGTCAAAGCGGTTCACGAGGTCGTTCCATTCCTCGGCGTTGATGTGGACGACCTTTATCTCCGGAAACTCCGCA
Above is a genomic segment from Thermococcus sp. SY098 containing:
- a CDS encoding thioredoxin family protein; the encoded protein is MIVEYDGKINFMDGKVVLWFSIPGCPPCRIVESFMEELSAEFPEIKVVHINAEEWNDLVNRFDVLNVPTLVYLKDGEEVARQNLIRRKEEVLIRFEELKRL
- a CDS encoding SagB/ThcOx family dehydrogenase, whose product is MKVKLPAPKREGRMSLEEAIDRRKSIRKYKDEPLTLEEVSQVLWAAYGINRWGKRTSPSAGACYPFEVYVVVENVEGLSPGIYRYDGNAHALETVREGRFRKALAEACLGQRCVATAPLNIVIVAHYERTTRRYGERGVRYVHIDAGHMGQNIYLQATALNLGTVAVGAFRDDEVKKVLAVPGEPLYIFPLGIPGE